Proteins from a genomic interval of Kitasatospora herbaricolor:
- a CDS encoding oxidoreductase has translation MEQAPEDWTPVERGLWEAFRQGVVYDLAARTGERLGAPGTNQELDRTDERDDVFGDTPWGPERTVRAEVIARLLLDGPAPIPGRVAALKLTGAQVTGPLVLAGGTITHYVEMHDCRFANKLLMSEARAGTLRFVTCLVPRIEASRLATEGDLHLARCRVPDGIRLTDARIGTDLLLNQAVVGADRFGRSLSADGMSVHQDFEADRLESTGELSLRTARVGGRLSLRGAQLRSTPQSSTCLNAVRLTVGHTLYLTSSADGGWYGSRTYYGSGYGESPPPGAPSTPFRAYGKVRLSDARFESACLISGEFHLGAEDELSLRRIQTPELRFACRMRPTGTVSLSRARVGNLVDAPASWPAGKHLGLTGFTYEVLRPLAPFGVQERIAWLESASVDFQPESYEQLAAALRRDGADDDAREVLYARQRRRYATLPLPSRIWGHLQEATVGYGYRPGRAALWLLLAWLLGTLFFQQHPPEPLKADERPHWNAALYTLGHLLPVVDLGQNGWNPAGAGQWVAAGLVLVGWVLATTVVAGATRLLQRG, from the coding sequence GTGGAACAGGCGCCGGAGGACTGGACACCGGTGGAACGGGGGCTGTGGGAGGCGTTCCGGCAGGGCGTGGTCTACGACCTCGCGGCCCGGACCGGGGAGCGCCTCGGCGCGCCGGGGACCAACCAGGAGCTGGACCGCACCGACGAGCGGGACGACGTCTTCGGCGACACCCCCTGGGGCCCGGAGCGGACGGTCCGCGCCGAGGTGATCGCCCGGCTGCTGCTGGACGGCCCGGCCCCGATACCCGGCCGGGTGGCCGCCCTGAAACTGACCGGCGCCCAGGTCACCGGGCCGCTGGTGCTGGCCGGCGGCACCATCACGCACTACGTCGAGATGCACGACTGCCGGTTCGCGAACAAGCTGCTGATGTCCGAGGCCCGGGCCGGCACGCTGCGCTTCGTCACCTGCCTCGTCCCGCGGATCGAGGCCTCCCGGCTGGCCACCGAGGGCGACCTGCACCTCGCCCGCTGCCGGGTCCCGGACGGCATCCGGCTGACCGACGCCCGGATCGGCACCGACCTGCTGCTGAACCAGGCCGTGGTCGGCGCCGACCGCTTCGGCCGTTCGCTCTCCGCCGACGGCATGAGCGTCCACCAGGACTTCGAGGCCGACCGGCTGGAGTCCACCGGCGAGCTGAGCCTGCGCACCGCCCGGGTCGGCGGACGGCTCTCGCTGCGCGGCGCCCAGCTGCGCAGCACGCCGCAGAGCTCCACCTGCCTGAACGCGGTGCGCCTGACCGTCGGCCACACCCTCTACCTGACCAGCTCGGCGGACGGCGGCTGGTACGGCTCCCGCACCTACTACGGCTCCGGCTACGGCGAGAGCCCGCCGCCCGGCGCGCCGAGCACGCCGTTCCGCGCGTACGGCAAGGTCCGGCTCTCCGACGCCCGGTTCGAGAGCGCCTGCCTGATATCCGGCGAGTTCCACCTCGGGGCGGAGGACGAGCTGTCGCTGCGCCGGATCCAGACCCCCGAGCTGCGTTTCGCCTGCCGGATGCGGCCCACCGGCACCGTCTCGCTCTCCCGCGCCCGGGTCGGCAACCTGGTGGACGCCCCGGCCAGCTGGCCGGCGGGCAAGCACCTGGGCCTGACCGGCTTCACCTACGAGGTGCTGCGCCCGCTGGCGCCGTTCGGCGTCCAGGAGCGGATCGCCTGGCTGGAGAGCGCCTCCGTCGACTTCCAGCCGGAGTCCTACGAACAGCTCGCCGCCGCGCTGCGCCGGGACGGCGCGGACGACGACGCGCGCGAGGTGCTCTACGCCAGGCAGCGCCGGCGGTACGCCACCCTGCCGCTGCCCAGCCGGATCTGGGGGCACCTCCAGGAGGCCACCGTCGGGTACGGCTACCGGCCCGGTCGGGCGGCGCTCTGGCTGCTGCTGGCCTGGCTGCTCGGCACCCTGTTCTTCCAGCAGCACCCGCCGGAACCGCTCAAGGCCGACGAACGGCCGCACTGGAACGCCGCGCTCTACACCCTCGGACACCTGCTGCCGGTGGTCGACCTCGGGCAGAACGGCTGGAACCCGGCGGGGGCCGGCCAGTGGGTCGCCGCCGGGCTGGTACTGGTGGGCTGGGTACTGGCGACCACGGTGGTGGCGGGCGCGACCAGGCTGCTGCAACGCGGCTGA
- a CDS encoding LON peptidase substrate-binding domain-containing protein, whose translation MTERLPLFPLNSVLYPGLVLPLNVFEERYRRLVADLLALPEDQPRRFGVLAIKDGREVSPVRESDGPAGPLDGLGTVTGDPLEALHHIGCVADVASVQPQPDGRYELLVTGTTRFWLRSVDTGGPYLTGEIETIEEDQGEGAGALAAGVERAFRTYQKRLAGAREASIAGEQELPADPQVLSYLVAAASVFDTPVKQRLLACPDTAQRLTAELELLRREAAVLAWLPSLPAVDLTRQSFSPN comes from the coding sequence GTGACAGAACGGCTGCCGCTCTTCCCGCTCAACTCGGTCCTCTACCCGGGCCTGGTGCTGCCCCTCAACGTCTTCGAGGAGCGCTACCGCCGTCTCGTCGCCGACCTGCTGGCGCTGCCCGAGGACCAGCCCCGCCGGTTCGGGGTGCTCGCGATCAAGGACGGCCGGGAGGTCTCCCCGGTCCGCGAGAGCGACGGCCCGGCCGGGCCGCTGGACGGCCTGGGCACCGTCACCGGCGACCCGCTGGAGGCCCTGCACCACATCGGCTGCGTCGCGGACGTGGCCTCCGTCCAGCCGCAGCCGGACGGCCGGTACGAGCTGCTGGTCACCGGCACCACCCGGTTCTGGCTGCGCAGCGTCGACACCGGCGGGCCGTACCTGACCGGCGAGATCGAGACGATCGAGGAGGACCAGGGCGAGGGCGCCGGGGCCCTCGCCGCGGGCGTGGAGCGGGCCTTCCGCACGTACCAGAAGCGGCTGGCGGGCGCCCGGGAGGCGAGCATCGCCGGCGAGCAGGAGCTGCCGGCCGACCCGCAGGTGCTCTCGTACCTGGTGGCGGCGGCCTCCGTCTTCGACACCCCGGTCAAGCAGCGCCTGCTGGCCTGCCCGGACACCGCCCAGCGGCTGACCGCCGAGCTTGAGCTGCTGCGCCGCGAGGCCGCGGTGCTCGCCTGGCTGCCCTCGCTGCCGGCGGTGGACCTGACCCGGCAGTCCTTCAGCCCGAACTGA
- the ybaK gene encoding Cys-tRNA(Pro) deacylase: MAKKAKKGGQGTPATVALESAGVPFTVHAYEHDPAAATYGGEAAELLGVPAERVFKTLVADVDGTLTVGVVPVSGKLDLKALAAAVGGKRAAMADPAAAERSSGYVLGGISPLGQRRPLRTVLDDTVLAHPTVYVSAGRRGLEVELAPADLVALTKALTAPIGR; this comes from the coding sequence ATGGCCAAGAAGGCGAAGAAGGGCGGGCAGGGGACGCCCGCGACGGTGGCCCTGGAGAGCGCCGGAGTGCCGTTCACCGTGCACGCCTACGAGCACGACCCGGCCGCCGCCACCTACGGCGGCGAGGCGGCCGAGCTGCTGGGCGTCCCGGCGGAGCGGGTCTTCAAGACGCTGGTCGCCGATGTCGACGGCACCCTCACCGTGGGGGTCGTGCCCGTCTCCGGGAAGCTCGACCTGAAGGCGCTGGCCGCAGCCGTCGGCGGCAAGCGCGCCGCGATGGCCGACCCGGCCGCCGCCGAGCGCAGCAGCGGCTACGTGCTGGGCGGCATCTCCCCGCTGGGCCAGCGGCGCCCGCTGCGCACCGTGCTGGACGACACCGTCCTGGCCCACCCGACGGTCTACGTCTCGGCGGGCCGGCGCGGGCTGGAGGTCGAACTCGCCCCGGCCGACCTGGTGGCGCTGACGAAGGCACTGACGGCACCGATCGGCCGGTAG
- a CDS encoding Gfo/Idh/MocA family protein, whose amino-acid sequence MTQDWPVIADEAAGTVLPAPRTPSPREAPALNWGVVAPGWIAAQFVEALQKHTAQRVVAVGSRDAGRARAFADRFAVPKAYGSYAELVEDDDVDIVYVASPHSGHFEQAMQAVEAGRHVLVEKAFTRNAREAEQLIEAARKRGVFLMEAMWTRFLPHIDVVRQVLDSGLLGEVHTVTADHGQQMDPDPANRLFAPELAGGALLDLGVYPVSFASMVLGPFASVTAVGTKAFTGVDGQASIVVTTGAGAHGVLNTTLFARTPTTASISGTHARLEIEGPFYGPAEVRLVGRDNEPIDVFVPPQRVGGLCYQAAEAARCISAGRLESDLMPLAETLRIMQVLDGVRHDLGVAFPGE is encoded by the coding sequence ATGACGCAGGACTGGCCGGTCATCGCAGACGAGGCCGCGGGCACGGTGCTGCCCGCGCCGCGAACTCCCTCCCCGCGTGAGGCGCCCGCGCTGAACTGGGGGGTGGTGGCACCGGGCTGGATCGCGGCCCAGTTCGTGGAGGCCCTGCAGAAGCACACCGCGCAGAGGGTCGTGGCGGTCGGCTCGCGCGACGCCGGCCGGGCCCGCGCCTTCGCCGACCGGTTCGCCGTCCCGAAGGCCTACGGGAGCTACGCCGAACTCGTCGAGGACGACGACGTGGACATCGTCTACGTCGCGTCGCCGCACTCGGGCCACTTCGAGCAGGCCATGCAGGCGGTCGAGGCGGGCCGGCACGTCCTGGTGGAGAAGGCCTTCACCCGCAACGCCCGCGAGGCCGAGCAGTTGATCGAAGCCGCCCGCAAGCGCGGGGTGTTCCTGATGGAGGCGATGTGGACGCGGTTCCTGCCGCACATCGACGTGGTCCGCCAGGTGCTCGACTCCGGTCTGCTCGGCGAGGTGCACACCGTGACGGCCGACCACGGCCAGCAGATGGACCCCGACCCGGCGAACCGCCTCTTCGCACCCGAGCTGGCGGGCGGGGCCCTCCTGGACCTCGGTGTCTACCCGGTCTCCTTCGCCTCGATGGTGCTGGGGCCGTTCGCCTCGGTCACGGCGGTGGGCACGAAGGCCTTCACCGGCGTCGACGGCCAGGCGTCGATCGTGGTCACCACCGGGGCCGGGGCCCACGGCGTGCTGAACACGACCCTCTTCGCCCGCACCCCGACCACGGCGTCGATCTCGGGGACGCACGCCCGCCTGGAGATCGAGGGCCCCTTCTACGGACCGGCCGAGGTCCGTCTCGTAGGTCGGGACAACGAGCCGATCGACGTGTTCGTCCCCCCGCAGCGCGTCGGGGGCCTGTGCTACCAGGCCGCCGAAGCGGCTCGCTGCATCAGCGCCGGGCGCCTGGAGTCCGACCTGATGCCGCTCGCCGAGACCCTGCGCATCATGCAGGTCCTGGACGGCGTTCGTCATGACCTGGGCGTCGCCTTCCCGGGGGAGTGA
- a CDS encoding LacI family DNA-binding transcriptional regulator encodes MDQQSVTMSDVARAAGVSVTTVSYVLSGKRAVAPEKRAAVRQAVAELGFRLNTVAQSLRTRRSSTVALIVPDIANPFYAQLARGLQDAMRPGRYQVVVCNTNADRAEELLCLDDVVQRRLDGVVITPQWLVPEDFDAVRAAGVPVVVSSDAGPGDLDLVRADSQEAVDQAVAHLARQGHERLGMLAGPAGAPAGDPRLELYRAAAGRYGLDLPAGLIVRGKHTREAGAEGLRRLMSRRKPPTAIACVNDRTAVGALEAAEQLGLAVPSDLALIGHDDIEIASLVRPRLSTIRYPAYEVGATCGRLLLERIGGRSSTSQVALRTQLVLRETS; translated from the coding sequence ATGGATCAGCAGTCGGTGACGATGAGCGATGTCGCTCGCGCCGCGGGGGTGTCGGTCACCACCGTCTCCTACGTGCTGAGCGGCAAGCGGGCGGTGGCCCCCGAGAAGCGGGCGGCGGTGCGGCAGGCCGTCGCCGAGCTGGGGTTCCGGCTGAACACCGTGGCCCAGAGCCTGCGCACCAGGCGTTCCAGCACCGTGGCGCTGATCGTCCCGGACATCGCCAACCCGTTCTACGCGCAGCTGGCCCGCGGGCTGCAGGACGCGATGCGCCCGGGGCGGTACCAGGTCGTCGTCTGCAACACGAACGCGGACCGGGCCGAGGAACTGCTCTGCCTGGACGACGTGGTGCAGCGCCGGCTCGACGGCGTGGTGATCACGCCGCAGTGGCTGGTCCCGGAGGACTTCGACGCCGTCCGGGCGGCGGGCGTCCCGGTCGTGGTCAGCTCCGACGCCGGGCCGGGCGACCTGGACCTGGTGCGCGCCGACTCCCAGGAGGCCGTCGACCAGGCGGTCGCCCACCTCGCCCGGCAGGGGCACGAGCGGCTCGGCATGCTGGCGGGGCCGGCGGGCGCACCCGCCGGCGACCCCCGTCTTGAGCTGTACCGCGCCGCCGCCGGACGGTACGGGCTGGACCTGCCGGCCGGGCTGATCGTCCGGGGGAAGCACACCCGCGAAGCCGGCGCCGAAGGACTGCGCAGGCTGATGAGCCGCAGGAAACCGCCCACGGCGATCGCCTGCGTCAACGACCGCACGGCCGTCGGCGCGCTGGAGGCCGCGGAGCAGCTGGGCCTCGCGGTCCCGTCCGACCTGGCGCTGATCGGGCACGACGACATCGAGATCGCCTCCCTGGTGCGCCCGAGGCTCTCCACGATCCGCTATCCGGCCTACGAGGTGGGAGCGACCTGCGGGCGCCTGCTGCTGGAGCGGATCGGAGGCCGGAGCAGCACCTCGCAGGTCGCCCTGCGCACGCAGCTCGTCCTGCGCGAAACCAGCTGA
- a CDS encoding alpha/beta hydrolase has translation MTTDIDVRTGLRYGGSGQQLDVYRPAVAPGPAPVVLLWHGRGSDERDVLAPLARAAAGLGLVVLVPDWRSDAPDGGRAHLRESEDFARRNAADFGGDIRTFVLAGWSMGAKAAVAAALDPAALDGRRPTAVVGIAGAYGTAAPITGTAPIEDLGSGRADWPAPVPVRLLHGTADQVVDAGRSRELHAALVARGWPVTLDEVDSDHAGVVMTAYAPKLGRCVPSAADHAVRAGRRAAALLAEAAGIAPAPGIGSWGMRHEGGRAGTSAVEDVQSIAPARSL, from the coding sequence GTGACCACGGACATCGATGTGAGGACCGGGCTGCGCTACGGCGGGAGCGGCCAGCAACTGGACGTGTACCGCCCGGCCGTCGCGCCGGGGCCCGCGCCGGTGGTGCTGCTCTGGCACGGCCGGGGGTCCGACGAGCGGGACGTCCTCGCGCCGCTCGCCCGGGCGGCCGCGGGGCTGGGCCTGGTCGTGCTGGTCCCGGACTGGCGCTCGGACGCTCCCGACGGCGGCCGGGCGCACCTGCGGGAGTCGGAGGACTTCGCCCGCCGCAACGCCGCGGACTTCGGCGGGGACATCCGGACCTTCGTGCTGGCCGGCTGGTCGATGGGTGCCAAGGCCGCGGTGGCCGCCGCCCTCGACCCCGCCGCCCTCGACGGCCGGCGGCCCACGGCCGTGGTGGGCATCGCCGGCGCGTACGGCACCGCCGCGCCGATCACCGGTACCGCGCCGATCGAGGACCTCGGCAGCGGCCGGGCCGACTGGCCGGCCCCGGTACCGGTCCGGCTGCTGCACGGCACCGCCGACCAGGTGGTGGACGCCGGGCGCTCGCGCGAGCTGCACGCCGCCCTGGTCGCCCGGGGCTGGCCGGTCACCCTGGACGAGGTGGACAGCGACCACGCGGGCGTCGTGATGACGGCCTACGCCCCGAAGCTCGGCCGCTGCGTGCCCAGCGCCGCGGACCACGCCGTGCGGGCCGGGCGGCGGGCCGCCGCCCTGCTGGCCGAGGCGGCCGGGATCGCCCCGGCGCCGGGGATCGGGTCCTGGGGGATGCGGCACGAGGGGGGTCGGGCCGGGACGTCGGCCGTGGAGGATGTGCAATCGATTGCACCAGCTCGTAGCCTGTGA
- a CDS encoding ABC transporter permease, whose protein sequence is MTLLSAPPQTTAGPPPAAPAPLAPAARLLPALAAVYRAQLARAKVARIPLLFVATFQSLGILVMMRGVVDPGDNAAAHTVVAGSSVLVVAFVALNLLSQYFGRLRATGGLDHYATLPVPAASVVLGAAAAYASFTLPGALVTAGVGAWMFALPAGHLWVLLLVVPLAGAALSGLGAVCGLLAPRQEIATLLGQLGMSAALLLGVLPVERLPQPVLWLRDLLPSTYGVEAFARTFSASPDWAAVAGDLAVCAGVGLVSLAAATLAYRRATTR, encoded by the coding sequence GTGACCCTGCTGTCCGCCCCGCCGCAGACCACCGCCGGCCCGCCGCCCGCCGCGCCGGCCCCGCTGGCGCCCGCCGCCCGGCTGCTGCCCGCGCTGGCCGCCGTCTACCGGGCCCAGCTGGCCCGGGCCAAGGTGGCGCGGATCCCGCTGCTCTTCGTCGCGACCTTCCAGTCGCTCGGCATCCTGGTGATGATGCGCGGCGTCGTCGACCCCGGGGACAACGCCGCCGCGCACACCGTGGTGGCCGGCTCCAGCGTGCTGGTGGTCGCCTTCGTCGCACTCAACCTGCTCTCCCAGTACTTCGGACGGCTGCGGGCCACCGGCGGGCTGGACCACTACGCGACGCTGCCGGTGCCGGCCGCCTCGGTGGTGCTCGGCGCCGCCGCCGCGTACGCCTCGTTCACGCTGCCGGGTGCGCTGGTCACCGCCGGCGTGGGGGCCTGGATGTTCGCCCTGCCGGCGGGCCACCTCTGGGTGCTGCTGCTGGTGGTGCCGCTGGCCGGGGCGGCGCTGTCCGGCCTCGGCGCGGTCTGCGGGCTGCTCGCGCCGCGCCAGGAGATCGCCACCCTGCTCGGCCAGCTCGGCATGTCGGCCGCGCTGCTGCTCGGCGTGCTGCCGGTGGAGCGCCTGCCGCAGCCGGTGCTCTGGCTGCGTGACCTGCTGCCCTCGACGTACGGGGTGGAGGCCTTCGCCCGGACCTTCAGCGCGAGCCCGGACTGGGCGGCGGTGGCCGGGGACCTCGCGGTCTGCGCGGGCGTCGGCCTGGTCTCGCTGGCCGCCGCGACCCTGGCCTACCGCCGGGCGACCACCCGCTAG
- a CDS encoding ABC transporter ATP-binding protein → MRDLVKTYPAGRGAGAIRANDGISLDVRQGEVFGLLGPNGAGKSTLVRQLTGLLRPDSGSVEILGHDVVRHPERAARLLAYLGQESSALDELTVSLAAETTGRLRGLSRSQARSQAADVLTELGLEGIAGRPLAKLSGGQRRLACFAAALVGERPLLVLDEPTTGMDPVARRAVWSAVDRRRAEHGVTVLLVTHNVIEAETVLDRVAVVDEGRVIACDTPGGLKALVDGDVRLDLVWRTEAPLEVPAVARLAERAERTGRRWTVRTSPEQARELVAAVTTGPAFAALDDFTLATPSLEDAYLKLGGRHGGLAK, encoded by the coding sequence GTGCGCGACCTGGTGAAGACGTACCCCGCCGGCCGGGGCGCCGGAGCGATCCGCGCCAACGACGGCATCAGCCTGGACGTCCGCCAGGGCGAGGTCTTCGGACTGCTCGGGCCGAACGGCGCCGGCAAGTCCACCCTGGTCCGCCAGCTCACCGGGCTGCTGCGCCCGGACAGCGGCAGCGTCGAGATCCTCGGCCACGACGTGGTGCGCCACCCCGAACGGGCCGCCCGGCTGCTCGCCTACCTCGGCCAGGAGTCCAGCGCGCTCGACGAGCTGACCGTCTCGCTGGCCGCCGAGACCACCGGCCGGCTGCGCGGTCTCAGCCGCTCGCAGGCACGCTCCCAGGCGGCCGACGTGCTCACCGAACTGGGCCTGGAGGGCATCGCAGGCCGGCCGCTCGCCAAGCTCTCGGGCGGCCAGCGCCGGCTGGCCTGCTTCGCCGCGGCCCTGGTCGGGGAGCGTCCGCTGCTCGTGCTGGACGAGCCGACCACCGGCATGGACCCGGTGGCCCGGCGCGCCGTCTGGTCCGCGGTGGACCGCCGGCGGGCCGAGCACGGCGTCACCGTCCTGCTGGTCACCCACAACGTGATCGAGGCGGAGACCGTGCTCGACCGCGTCGCGGTGGTGGACGAGGGCCGGGTGATCGCCTGCGACACGCCCGGCGGTCTCAAGGCCCTGGTCGACGGCGACGTCCGGCTGGACCTGGTCTGGCGCACCGAGGCGCCGCTGGAGGTGCCGGCCGTCGCCCGGCTGGCCGAACGGGCCGAGCGCACCGGCCGGCGCTGGACCGTGCGCACCAGCCCCGAGCAGGCCCGCGAACTGGTCGCCGCCGTCACCACCGGCCCGGCCTTCGCCGCCCTGGACGACTTCACCCTGGCCACCCCGAGCCTTGAGGACGCGTACCTCAAGCTGGGCGGCCGTCACGGAGGCCTGGCCAAGTGA
- a CDS encoding NYN domain-containing protein, with protein sequence MDRCVVLVDAGYLLGAAASLLAGDPSRSRVTVDHTALIAALRERAEEETGLPLLRIYWFDAAPDRRPMPEHRRLRVLPRVTVRLGALTRAEGRWVQKGVDAAMHAELSELARNRACADVVLITGDGDLLPGMMSAKEHGVVVHLWALQAADGDFNQSEDLVGEADERRVLDREWIERWVSPRETVPAFPAPGPRPEIAKILAAPPAAVRPPAAAPPEPARPRPAAAMAGPGLAGSGPAGRRPAGPGIPGPAVAGQAMAVNGLRVVPTPKDLAGRAPAAASPATTPAQPHGGPVLRWSSDRGWVDRPGGDSATPGDALPTLAQLTTAEQRWADREEDITTIGGDAHEVGQVFARRWTERLGDAERLTVLWPDYPRIPHRVDGELLRYAARFGLLAHKDDQIDEHDRYAIRAGFWKELATRVPGGDLIVVDD encoded by the coding sequence GTGGACCGCTGTGTCGTCCTGGTGGATGCCGGATACCTGCTGGGCGCCGCCGCCAGCCTGCTCGCCGGGGACCCGTCCCGCTCGCGGGTGACGGTGGACCACACCGCCCTGATCGCCGCGCTGCGCGAACGCGCCGAGGAGGAGACCGGGCTGCCGCTGCTGCGCATCTACTGGTTCGACGCCGCCCCCGACCGCCGCCCGATGCCCGAGCACCGCCGGCTTCGGGTGCTGCCCAGGGTCACCGTCCGGCTGGGGGCGCTGACCCGGGCCGAGGGCCGCTGGGTGCAGAAGGGCGTGGACGCCGCGATGCACGCCGAACTCTCCGAACTTGCCCGCAACCGGGCCTGCGCCGACGTCGTGCTGATCACCGGCGACGGCGACCTGCTGCCGGGCATGATGTCCGCCAAGGAGCACGGCGTGGTGGTGCACCTCTGGGCGCTGCAGGCCGCCGACGGGGACTTCAACCAGTCCGAGGACCTGGTCGGCGAGGCCGACGAGCGGCGGGTGCTGGACCGCGAATGGATCGAACGCTGGGTCAGCCCCCGGGAGACGGTGCCCGCCTTCCCCGCCCCCGGGCCCCGGCCGGAGATCGCCAAGATCCTCGCCGCGCCGCCCGCTGCCGTCCGGCCGCCGGCCGCCGCGCCGCCCGAGCCGGCCCGCCCGCGGCCGGCCGCCGCGATGGCGGGCCCGGGCCTGGCCGGCTCCGGGCCGGCGGGCCGGCGGCCGGCGGGCCCCGGCATCCCCGGGCCGGCCGTCGCCGGGCAGGCGATGGCAGTGAACGGCCTCAGGGTCGTCCCCACCCCCAAGGACCTGGCGGGCCGGGCGCCCGCCGCCGCCTCGCCCGCCACCACGCCCGCCCAGCCGCACGGCGGCCCGGTGCTGCGCTGGTCCTCCGACCGGGGCTGGGTCGACCGCCCCGGCGGGGACAGCGCCACCCCCGGCGACGCCCTGCCCACCCTCGCCCAGCTGACCACCGCCGAGCAGCGCTGGGCCGACCGCGAGGAGGACATCACCACCATCGGCGGCGATGCCCACGAGGTCGGCCAGGTCTTCGCCCGCCGCTGGACGGAACGCCTCGGCGACGCCGAACGGCTCACCGTCCTGTGGCCCGACTACCCGCGCATCCCGCACCGGGTGGACGGCGAGCTGCTCCGCTACGCCGCCCGCTTCGGCCTGCTGGCCCACAAGGACGACCAGATCGACGAGCACGACCGGTACGCGATCCGGGCCGGCTTCTGGAAGGAGCTCGCCACCCGGGTCCCCGGCGGGGACCTGATCGTCGTCGACGACTGA
- a CDS encoding aspartate-semialdehyde dehydrogenase: MRIGIVGATGQVGAVVRGILAERSFPVEQLRLFASARSAGRTLPWQDTEITVEDAATADYTGLDIVIFSAGGSTSKELAPKVAAAGAVVIDNSSAWRRDPEVPLVVSEVNPEAIADRPKGIIANPNCTTMAAMPVLRPLHEEAGLTALVATTYQAVSGSGLAGVAELHTQASKVVGEADRLTHDGEAVEFPEPNVYKRPIAFNVVPLAGNLVDDGSFETDEEQKLRNESRKILGIPELKVSGTCVRVPVFSGHSLQINARFAGPISVERAYELLKDAPGVELSEIPTPLQAAGKDASYVGRIRVDETVDNGLALFLSNDNLRKGAALNAVQIAELVAAELS; encoded by the coding sequence ATGAGGATCGGCATTGTTGGGGCCACCGGCCAGGTAGGCGCCGTGGTGCGCGGCATCCTGGCAGAGCGCTCGTTCCCGGTGGAGCAGCTGCGGCTGTTCGCATCGGCCCGTTCGGCCGGGCGCACGCTGCCCTGGCAGGACACCGAGATCACCGTCGAGGACGCGGCCACGGCCGACTACACCGGCCTGGACATCGTGATCTTCTCGGCCGGCGGCTCCACCTCCAAGGAGCTGGCCCCCAAGGTGGCGGCGGCCGGCGCGGTCGTCATCGACAACTCCTCGGCCTGGCGCCGCGACCCCGAGGTCCCGCTGGTGGTCTCCGAGGTCAACCCGGAGGCGATCGCCGACCGCCCCAAGGGCATCATCGCCAACCCCAACTGCACCACCATGGCCGCGATGCCCGTGCTGCGCCCGCTGCACGAGGAGGCGGGGCTGACCGCCCTGGTCGCCACCACCTACCAGGCCGTCTCCGGCTCCGGCCTGGCCGGCGTCGCCGAGCTGCACACCCAGGCGAGCAAGGTCGTCGGCGAGGCCGACCGCCTCACCCACGACGGCGAGGCCGTCGAGTTCCCCGAGCCGAACGTGTACAAGCGTCCGATCGCCTTCAACGTGGTGCCGCTGGCCGGCAACCTGGTGGACGACGGCTCCTTCGAGACCGACGAGGAGCAGAAGCTCCGCAACGAGTCCCGCAAGATCCTCGGCATCCCCGAGCTCAAGGTCTCCGGCACCTGCGTGCGCGTCCCGGTCTTCTCCGGCCACTCGCTGCAGATCAACGCCCGCTTCGCCGGCCCGATCAGCGTCGAGCGCGCCTACGAGCTGCTGAAGGACGCCCCCGGCGTGGAGCTCTCCGAGATCCCCACCCCCCTGCAGGCGGCCGGCAAGGACGCCTCCTACGTGGGCCGGATCCGGGTGGACGAGACGGTCGACAACGGCCTCGCCCTCTTCCTCTCCAACGACAACCTGCGCAAGGGCGCGGCCCTCAACGCCGTGCAGATCGCCGAACTGGTCGCCGCCGAGCTGAGCTGA